One Electrophorus electricus isolate fEleEle1 chromosome 10, fEleEle1.pri, whole genome shotgun sequence genomic region harbors:
- the LOC118242184 gene encoding uncharacterized protein C2orf66 homolog yields the protein MLTVLVLVALLVVSVESDPPSTEEWRSLSNPKSRILFFKILQSYLDGRESQVQGVGRKTSMKEDRNRKTTSAAFDKYSNFLHNTIDVYNV from the exons AT GCTGACTGTACTGGTTCTAGTGGCACTGTTGGTGGTCTCTGTAGAGTCAGACCCCCCGAGCACAGAAGAGTGGAGATCTCTGAGCAATCCCAAAAGCAGAATCCTG TTTTTCAAAATTCTGCAGTCGTATCTTGATGGGAGAGAAAGTCAAGTTCAAGGTGTGGGCAGAAAGACTAGTATGAAGGAGGacaggaacagaaaaacaacaagtGCTGCTTTTGACAAATACAGCAACTTTCTTCACAACACTATtgatgtttataatgtttaa
- the hacl1 gene encoding 2-hydroxyacyl-CoA lyase 1 produces the protein MEEVTGAQIIAEALKSQNVEYMFGIVGVPIIEVAMAAQVAGIKYVGMRNEQAACYAASAVGYLTGHPAVCLVVSGPGLIHALGGMANANMNCWPVIVIGGSSDRNQETTGAFQEFPQVEACRLYSKFAARPGSLAMIPAVVEKAVRSSIYGRPGACYIDIPGDMVNGRVEQTSVRFPSCCPPPPVSLASSQEIAKASRVLREAQRPLLIIGKGAAYGRAEKGIRELVEVMGLPFLPTPMGKGVLPDDHPSCVSAARSRALLQADVVVLLGARLNWMLHFGFPPRFSPHVKVIQVDLCAEELSNNVRATVALLGDVRAVVGQLLQSFRSDPWRYPSDSAWWVTLREKMASNAQISKRLALRTTLPMNYYTVFQHMAELLPRDCIIVSEGANTMDIGRTMLHNHYPRHRLDAGTFGTMGVGLGFAVAAAVLERSQQTGRRVVCVEGDSAFGFSGMEVETMCRYKLPVIIIIINNNGIYSGVGPETWREMEKMGELTTVAPPVTLLPEARYEQVMCAFGGRGYLVRTVEELRSALQQSLADIASPSILNVLIDPASDRKQQEFPWLTRSSL, from the exons ATGGAAGAAGTCACAGGAGCTCAAATAATTGCTGAGGCGCTGAAGTCTCAG AATGTGGAGTACATGTTTGGCATTGTTGGTGTGCCCATCATTGAGGTTGCCATGGCTGCCCAAGTTGCTGGTATCAAGTATGTTGGCATGCGCAATGAGCAAGCA GCCTGCTACGCTGCTTCGGCAGTTGGATATTTGACAGGACA tcctgctgtgtgtctggtTGTGTCTGGACCGGGGCTGATCCATGCACTTGGTGGAATGGCTAATGCCAACATGAACTGCTG GCCTGTGATAGTCATTGGAGGCTCCTCTGATCGGAACCAGGAGACCACTGGAGCATTTCAGGAATTCCCACAG GTAGAAGCCTGTCGCCTTTACAGCAAGTTTGCAGCCCGCCCTGGCAGCCTGGCCATGATACCAGCTGTGGTTGAAAAG GCAGTGAGGAGCAGCATTTACGGCCGTCCAGGAGCCTGTTATATAGATATCCCTGGAGACATGGTGAATGGCAGAGTGGAGCAGACCAGCGTCAG GTTCCCGTCCTGctgccctcctcctccagtAAGCCTGGCTAGCAGCCAAGAGATCGCCAAGGCCAGTAGAGTGCTCAGAGAGGCTCAGAGGCCGCTGCTCATCATCGGCAAAG GTGCAGCGTACGGGAGAGCAGAGAAAGGGATCAGGGAGCTGGTGGAAGTGATGGGGCTGCCTTTCCTGCCCACTCCGATGGGGAAGGGTGTGCTCCCCGACGACCACCCgagctgtgtgtctgctgcccGCTccag AGCTCTGTTGCAGGCCGACGTGGTGGTGCTGTTAGGTGCACGACTCAACTGGATGCTCCACTTTGGTTTCCCTCCCAGATTCAGCCCTCATGTAAAAGTCATTCAG GTGGACCTGTGTGCAGAAGAGCTGAGTAATAACGTGAGAGCTACAGTTGCGCTGCTGGGAGATGTCAGGGCTGTGGTGGGCCAG CTGCTGCAAAGCTTTAGGTCAGACCCATGGAGATATCCATCGGACTCTGCATGGTGGGTGACGTTGAGAGAAAAGATGGCTTCCAATGCTCAGATATCGAAG AGGCTGGCTCTTCGGACCACTTTGCCCATGAACTACTACACCGTGTTTCAGCACATGGCTGAGCTGCTGCCCAGAGACTGCATCATCGTGAGTGAGGGAGCCAACACGATGGACATAGGCCGCACCATGCTGCACAACCACTACCCCAGACACAG GCTGGACGCGGGGACGTTTGGCACCATGGGGGTGGGGCTCGGCTTCGCCGTGGCAGCAGCTGTCCTGGAGCGCAGCCAGCAGACGGGCcggagggtggtgtgtgtggagggtgacAGCGCCTTTGGCTTCTCCGGCATGGAGGTGGAAACCATGTGTAG GTATAAGCTgcctgtcatcatcatcatcatcaacaataaCGGCATCTATAGTGGAGTGGGTCCAGAGAcgtggagggagatggagaagatGGGAGAATTGaccactgt agccCCACCAGTCACGCTCCTCCCAGAGGCCCGCTATGAGCAGGTGATGTGCGCTTTTGGAGGTCGTGGGTATTTGGTGCGGACGGTGGAAGAGTTGCGCTCTGCCCTTCAGCAGAGCCTGGCAGACATAGCTAGCCCAAGCATCCTCAATGTGCTCATAGACCCTGCATCCGACCGCAAGCAGCAG gagTTCCCCTGGCTGACACGGTCCAGCCTTTAA